GATGCCAACAAGTTGCGAGCAGTTGGAGGCTCTGCGAGAGGGTCCTGCAGTCTGCAGTAGTCTAACGAACCCAAcctcctgcagcagctcgtctCGAGAGATCGATTGGACGGATCGGAGCGGGAGCGCATCTAGATTCGGTGGGAGATGCAGCATGCGCGCTGAGTTGTTGTCGTGGTTGTCAGACCATTTTTTTCCCAGCCTTCAGTTCTTCATTGTCCAGACAGACGCAggatgcatgcatgcattGCATATCTCGGCTGTTTGAAAGCACGGTCCAACATTACGTTATGCAATGGGTTGTGTGTGACGTGACATAAATCTGTGCATAAATACGATGCTCATGATGCTCTCCCATTCAATGAGACTTCTCCTCTCACTGACCGCCGACCCCCAAAAACTCCTGGTAATGCCCGAGAAATAAACAAAATCATAGCGTGCTACCGTCTCGCTCCCTTTTTCAACACACACTTCTACTGTCCAACAATGACACCCGGAGACAGCTCAAGTCCTATCGGCAAACCCCTGATGAACTTCTGGTTGAACGGAGCTCCCGACCGCTgggcgatggcctcctcgatgtCCTTGTACATGTCATATCTGCCAGGTCACTTAGCTCTTGCTTGCTTCAAAGAGTGCacgacaaaaaaaaaaaaaaaaaggagaaagcAACTTACGCGTTCATCTCTTCGATTGTGAGCTTGGCCTTCTCATCCGCAACCTTGTAGGTGCttgtgttggtgttgttcgAGAAACCTGGGCGATAACGTCAGCACGAGAGTCGCTACAGCACGTCATAGCATTATctgcagagagagagaaaggacTGACCAATACGCTCGTTGATGTTGTACGCCGCCTTGGCTGCCGCGGCCTGGACACGGGTGGCACGGGGCAGGCGGACGGTGTTGTAGACCTCGAgagcctcggcgacgtctCCGCCAAAGTACTTTGGGTGGAAGAGAATCCCGAGGGCTGCGGCGTCCTCAATGGCCATGCAGGCACCTTGACTCTGGTGAGGCATCATCTAAGAAGGGGGAAACGGACGACCCGAGTCAGTTGACGACGTCCTAATCCACAGCGGTTGGAAGAGGGACCACCTCCACCTCTGGACGACTTACAGGGTGTCCTGCATCACCCAGCAGGCAAACCATGTTTTTGTTGATGTAAGGGTAAGGGTCGCTGCACGAGTTCAAGGTTAGAATCTTGCGAAAATCAACAGCCAATGATGGAGAGCCCATgacagaaagagaggattaaaaaaaaaaaaaaaaaagaggaagaaaaacTTACTGCATCCACAGACGCCAGGGCTGGATAtccttgccgatggcgagatGGGCGCGGACCTGCTCGTCCAGCTCCGGGTACGGcgccagcagctcctcgacgggacggtcctcgacgccccaGGCCTGGTTCACGTAGTCGCCCTTCTCCCGCGGGAAGAAGCAGTAATACGACAGcagcttgccgccgttgcAGGGCGAGAGCACGATCTTGTCCCACTTGCCCTCCTGGCCGCCCCAGTACTCGAGCGCGGCGTCCTGCGAGtagtcgacgaggccggccttgacggcgtcctccGTGAGGATGTTGGCGTGCAGGCAGCTGGAGTCGGCCGGCCGCTTCTCCGGTCGGACGCCGATGAGGCCCCGCACCGCGCTgccgatgccgtcggcgccgatgacgaggtcgtgCGTCGCCGAGTGGCCGTTTTCAAACTCGATCGTTCCGGCGCTCAGGTCGATGTTCTTGCACTAATTACATGTGTGTGTCAGTCCTCTttgtccctctctctttctccctcttcccccctcacTCTCcatatctctctctctgtgtgtgtgtatgtgttcGGGGGAGAGGAATGTTGATGACGACAGTGGCACCAAAGCTGTGTCTTACCTTGTGGTTCACAAACAGCTTCGCGGGCgtcccctcgccctcctcctgcaTCGCCGTGTCCTTGAGCATGGCGTGCATGTACTGGCGGTGGAACATGTTGTAGACGTGGCCCCAGCGCTTCTCGTAGTCGTCGAGGCTGTAGACGCTGACGGGCTCGCCCGTCTTCCAGTCCCGGTTGATGAGGCTCTTGAGGACGACCGGGTCGCCTTTGGCCACGTCCACGCCCCACTCGTGCAGCCAGCgggtgccgttggcggcgcACGAGACGGACGCGcccacctcgccggcgaAGTCGTTGCGCTCGTAGACGGAGACCTTGTGcccggcgcggcggagggcgatggcgacactcatgccgccgatgccgccgccgatgacgccgacgtcgagctgccGCCAGCCTCCAGTTGGCATGGATCCCATGTTGGCGGTTGTATTTTTGGTGGTGATATTGCACACTGAGCGTTcagatgatgatgggatgATATCGAAGGGCTGAGGATTGGTCCCGAGTGATAATAAGAATATTCAAACAAGAACAGTACTGAACTGAGAGAACTTGGAAGAGCTTGGGAAAACAAATCATCAGGCTTTCCGACGTCCGAACACGTCCTCCTATGTATACCAAAAAAatggccatcgtcatcggcgtgTTATCCTACATCAAACCACCCAACACGCTCTCATCTCTCCCCCATCTGTGCGTCCGGCTTGTCACGGAGGTGTCGATAACAGATCCATCTCGCCCCCCAATGCCTCGTCCGCCTTGCGGATCCGgatcgagagagagaacggAATCACCTACGGGTGCAATAACCGCTCGATATCGGTTATCGATAATCTCAATCTCAACCGAATCCCTACCCTCCACCCCCATTTCGCCGGATACATGATGGGAATCCTGCTCTGTGGACCAATGACAGCCGGCTTAGCTTATCACCAAGACCCCCCCGAGCCGGGTCTCGGCAGGCATCCGAGATCCTATCTGCCAAAAGTGCGCGGCCCGCCCACGGCTTGGGTGCAATAACCGCAATCATCTGGGGAGCACTTGCTTCCGTGCTTCCGCGTCACAGTGCACCCGAACAGTATCTCTTGTCTTGATCGTGTTGGTGTTTGCAGCTGTTGGTTCTTGATAGCGCACGGTACTGGGGATCGGCGGTCATCGGCAGACCAAGAACGCGTACACGAAGACTAAAGCCGCGAGAAAGCGCCGATTTTGGGGTCGTAACACAACCCAACTTGGCAAAAGGACACCCGACCAGACGAAAGGATTGACAAAGTTTCTAAAAATTCTACTTACAGGATTTGGGGGGATTGGTGGGTGCATGAATCATGGATTGGCATGCTCGGAAGCCAGGGTCTGTTTGGAAGAGGTAGTTGACACTTAGCAAGATCCAAGTTGGAATGTTCATTACACCCATGTTTTGATGATACAAAGAAAAAGTTGCAATATTGATTGATTATATTTCCTAGTCTTCTTCACCCAAGTTGTATAGTAGGCATCAAGCTGACGACCACTTTTGTCTCTGAAGAGTACTGCGAAATGTCCGTAGCCCTCATGAGCCACAATGTACTACACGGCTCTAATTCGTGGATGTTGGTGACAAAAGTGAATAAACTGATGCATCGTACTGCATTGGATTCATTGGATTGAGTTGTTGAACAATACCAAATAATGGTTTAGTGTATCAAACAGCAACTTATCTACTACTGCCTTCATGGCACAGCCTTGCTGAAGGCACTTACAACTATCCAGGAATCAAagcctcgacggcgaagaagccaCGAGTGCAAAAATTGCAGGCGATGAATCATCCCAAGAAACACAAAGGAAATTAACAGATCTGGCATTTCACCAAACACTTATTACCCACAACCATGTAGCACACAAACCCACCAGAAGGGCTAGGTACAACACCCCTCTGCAAATATATCGACGCTGGCCCTCTCTTGCGTGCTAATTGCCGTTGAGGGCTGGAAGTTGAGTGTTGGCAATCGGATGATCTATTCCAAGAAAATCGCAAAAAGGCTCCAGCCCCATGCCGAAGTGCCACACCAATACAGGTCGGTTGCGTTTCTTCGCCTCTGCTTGAATCCATTCCAGGTATCGGTTTAACTTCCTTGCCTACGTTACTAATGGTGGAGACTACTTCAACTCTGCGTTGACCTACATAGGGTCGGAGTTTAGGCACAGTACAGGGCTCTAACTTACTTTTGACAAGCCACTACAAGGAGGTAAAGAGGCCGGCTTATCTACGTTAGAAAAGGCAGGTGTGAACCAAATCAGTCATCGGCTATTGCCCTGCAGGTAAGACATGGGAAGTAAAGGTGCAAATCCTGCGGTCAGCTTACTTTTAATGCAAATGCCAAGGCGCTTAACCTACCAACTCCGAGCTTTTTATGCTGCACATTTGGTCTCTTGTCTTACGCCTGGCGGGGCAGAGCCTTGTAGATTAGAAAGGAGATCCAGCACAAAAAGGGCCATCTTCCTGATCGAGGTAAGACAAACTTTGCCAGTGAACAGAAGTCAGTCTGATTTGACTGCGCCGCGGCGTTGCTGCAGGAAGTGCCTCCCTGTATCTATCGCAGGAGGGGTTTGAGAACCGAGAGATGCCAGGCATAAGACATAAAAAGCTTATTTAAGTACATCATTTTCCCGTTGGCGCGTACTAGATCTTTCACCTTGTCAAATCTCGATACTTGTTGTATTCTTCTCCCGAACACTGCCATGAACATTCAGATTCCCTGGCTTTCAACGCTGTGGGTGTGGGCGTCGCTCGCACTCGCGATTCTTGGAGAGCCAATCCCCGCTCCTACAGGCGAGTACAATGTCGGCGCCCAGCGCTTCGTCGTTCCCTTTTtagacgaggaagatgttGTCTGGCCAAACGGTATTTCAACTGAGTATCTCGTCACCTTGTACTATCCTACCTCAGACGAGAAGCCTTGCCCGAAGCCGTACCTCGAGCCCGAACTTGTTGAATTGTACGAGGATTTATGGAATTACAACATCTCCCACCTGACTTCGACTTTGCGGTGGAATGCCTCTTATCTTGAAGAGGGAACGGGTCCGACGCTCCTTTTCGGGCCCGGCGGTTGGGGACCACCGACTGATGGCAGCTATATTGCCATCTCTGATCTCGTCTCCCACGGTAAACCCAGGATTTCTTGAATATTCTTTTTGCGCACGCTGACATAACTTCGAAGGATACGTCGTGGCTGCATTTGACCACGTCTACGAGCAACCCTTTGTGCGATATCCCAATGGTACGGGCGTATATGGCCTCTCGCCAGCCTTCAACAATTACACTCTTGCCTGGGTAGAAGAGCTGCATGCCGTCAGAGTCAGACAGCAGCTTCAGTTCATTGACTACTTCCCCTCCCTTGTGTCAGAGCTCGACGCGCCTTTCAAGACCACCGACTTCGGCACCTTCGGTGTATCTCTCGGAGGCTCCGCTGCGCTTACCTTGGCACTGGAGAGTGATGCCGTTTCTGCCGCCATCAACGTGGACGGTACTAACTGGGGCCGGCTGAACAGCACATCCGACTCCGACCTGAAGAAGCCATCGATGATTCTGGGCTTCGGGGGCCACAATGCAAACTCTGACCGCACTTGGAACAATTATCGAGCCTGGCAGACTGGCTGGTGGCGCCTGTTCTCGGTAGATGGAAGCGTGCATGCTGACTGGGAGGACCGGACATATTGGAAGGTTTTCGGTACAACAGCTACAATGGGGCCTATTAACGGCAACAGAATGGTCAATATCACGAGGACGTTCATCAGAGCATTCTTTGATGACGTTTTGCTTGGTGTTGAGCAGCCTCTTTTGGATACTCCTTCAGACGAATTTTCCGAGGTGCATTGGGACGAAATTCATGATGGAAAAAATGACTGGGAAAAGAATACTTGGTAGAGCTACATTGGGAAATATCTTATCGATCTGTTTACGGACTGAAACGCGGAAACAATAAAAGGGAAAATAATAACCTTAAAGAACACTGACTCTGCATCAACTACTCTCCATGTTCAAAAGTGAATAGGTATAATCGCCCAAGGAGATAGTCTATTTCCTCATCCTGTCGGTGGAAACCAAACGGCAGACTCCGTACTTTCATCTACGTTCGACGTAGAAATGATAACAAAGTCTTAAGTAGACCACCCAGTCCTAGTTACTATTTCTTCAGCTTTCCCTGGTCCTTACGGGTTTGTACGCTCGGAATCCTCTCATTCGTCCTGCCTTTTCCGGACTCTGGATGAGTAAAAGAATGCACACCAGTAAGACACACAAACTCGGAGACTCTCTATTTGAGTAGAGAGTATCTTGAAATTATGTGCGAGAATCCTAGGCTACTCGCTGACCCTGTCGATTCCTTCTCGCGGCTAAAGCGGATGCAAATACCACAATTGTGACAGCCATTGAGATTGAAACAGCAAACAAGAATTCGTATGCAGTTCTTGGCGGCTTCTGGTACGACTCTGATCATAGCGTATTAGTCTTTTCCATCATACCAGAAAATTCGTACTGGCTTATTATCCCATCAAGTTCGTAGATTGGACGTCGCAGTATAGGCGAGCATATGCCTCCTATGGCAAATGCACTGAATCCTACCAAGAATGGTGAACTAATAACATCGGAAGGTTCGGCCGAGCACTTTCCCGATTCGCAGACAGTCTGGAACGCCCACAGCCCAGGGCCTCGATATGAGGGGCAATATGTAAGCTCAGCTCTTCAATCCTTGATTCTAACCAGACTAACATCATGATTAGCTACGAAATATGATCAAGAGTTGGAGGATTGATGGAGACGAATTCTACAACTGCTATTGCGaagcgggagcgggagacAGCACATGTTTTGGCTGCTTGGATCTCCAAGTAAATAGTGACGGATGAGTGCAGTGCAAAAGAAAGTAGCCTTGTGTACAATGAATTTCAAGTCCAAAAGCGATCAAACAGGTGTTTTGTATCTTTTGTATAGTGTACTCGACCGAGCAGAATGATTTGACACGCTGGAAACTGAATGATGATGGACTGTGATGTTACGGCGGATGCCTTCAACTATCCGGCTGGATAGTATTAATATACGAcgaggggaagagagggacgatgacgacacGGATAATAATAAAGATAGTTCAAAGAGCAAGCTCAGACGGGTAAGCGCAAACTTGTCGGTCAAGAGCAGCTTTCGTATCCAATATCCTTTTCTGACCAGCAAGGCCTCTCTCTACCTAGAGAACTTCACCGAACACAAGATCCCAGTCTGGAGCCCATTGGAGAGAGCCCAGGTTGTCGACAAGCATATCGTCAATAAGCAGCGAGCCATCTTCAAACCCAAGGTTGCTGTTCTCTAGTGTAACGGCATTCCATGACAAATCCTTGTCCGAGAAGATCAAACGCTCAATCTCGTCCTCTATCGACACAGCTTCATGCACAGGCAGTTGGTTTGCCCAGACGAAGGCAGATGAAACCCTTTGCACAAGTGGTCTCAACTTGTCAGCGCATCTCGTCGCTTCGCCCCACCGTCGCCCGATGTTGGATAGGACTTGTAGGCACTGAGGAAGGAGCGTTTGCACCATGTGTTCTGCCTGGCTTCTGAACGGCTGGAATTCCCGCGAAGACCACGATGCGTGCAGCGCTATCATGGCGGTTTCAAACAATATGTGTACGCCGTGCCAGGGATAGAACAGCCGCCCGCGGCGCTCTTGACCCACATAGTCCTCGATCAGTCTCTGCATATCGTAGTCATGATAAGCAGCAGTTGCATAAATTGCAATGAAGCGAGATAGAACTTACCTCACAGGACTCTAGTACTATTCCCCAATCTTCAGGGAGTCTTGTTCTTAGCCTAGGTGTCGGCCGGTGAATTCGAGCCCTTAGATGGTTGAACTGCACATGCTTGAATTCAAGCATATTGTATTGCGTGTATGTTTGGGCATCAGCATACCAGGTCTCTAGCCGGCTGCTAATATCCAACATCCAGTCCCCTATGGTTGTTCCATTGAGCGTGGGGATGTCTTCTTGAAGATAGAGTACTCGATGCACCTCGGTTTCCAACGCACGATACCGATATAAATGGTTCGCAGAGGATTTCTTAATCATATCATCGACTTTAAAATAAGCACTCGCTTCATCAGATGATGGTGCTCTCAACTATAATCGGTTAAGCATATGGCATTGCAAGGACAAGAGTCGTTGAACAGGGCAGCCTACTTTGGTGGTAATGATTTCCTCGGGGAAGGATAGCGGAAGCCTGAGATTAGTGCATAAAGATCTTTCCATTCCATAAGTGACCCAAAACAGTTCGGATCGTAAGCGTGCTTGTCCAGCATCGATTTCTTCAGAAAACTCCTGATGAAGGCCTAAACCCAAGACGATCCTGACTGCATTTGCGATGCACGTCCAATTGTCAAGTCTTTCGGGACACATACTGGAATAATGAGATAGCAGCAGCGAGACCTGGAGAGCTTGAATTTGGCGGCATTCTCCAATAGCTTGCAGATGTTTCAAGGCCGATTTGTAGAAAGACTCAGAGGCGGAGCGAGCTTGTTGCTCATCCTTCGAGGTCATGGTGAGTGCCGAGATGGCTAGGACAATGAACAAGACAAAACTCTCAAAGTCATCCAAGGTCTTAGAGACATTAGGGCCTCCATGGGTCAAGGGAGAGCCCGGGTCTTGAGTTGCTTCGTCCTTTGCACGCTTGACAATACTTTCCAGTAGTGCCTCTGAAATGCAAGGGTACTGTGGAAGGTGAGTGTCGGCATAGTTACGCACCATTCGTTCGAGGGCCCAGTTTGGAATGTTTTTGAGGTTGATCAAATTGCTCGTGTAGGGGGGGGTTGCGGGGTAGATTGTACCATCCCTGTTGGCCGGAGAGCCATGGGTCTCGGTTCTTTGATCTGATCCTAGCTCTGAACCAGGGCCGCGGGCGATGGCTGAGATGGCCAACGGAGGGCATGAGGGGCGCATGAATAAATTTGGCGAAATCTTGGACAGAGGATACGAGCCAGTGATAGGTGTGCCGAAGGATATTGTCGCTTGGGCGATTTTCGAGGCCATTAATGAGGGGGGGTATTGTTGATGTCCTCCGCGAGAAGCAAGCACTTGtgcctcgagctcggccacACGAGCCTCAAGGGACTTCACTAGGCTACAGCAGAGGTCAACAAGCGTTTATTGATAGTCGACAAGAACTGTTGCTCAAAGCCGTGGGCTGCTATTTACCTTCTCGGAACAGGCTTCCGTGTTGCGGGATCGAAGCCCAGACACGATGCGCCTGCTAACTTGCACGAGGAGCATTCTGGAAACTTAAAATCACACTAAAATGTAAGAAGAAAGTCAGAAGTGCTATCCAAAACCCATCATTTTTGCTGCTTGCAGAGCACAGTTGTTGTGGACACTGACCTTGGTCTTGCGCTGTCTGCACCGGGTGCAAACCTTTGTGGAACGACGGTGCGACTTCTGCATCTTTAGAGTATGCAAACTCAGCTGCATACAGGAAGCTCGGTTGGAGTTTGGGGGCGCAATAATAATGTAGATAATTTAGGTTGCCCATAAATCTGAGGAGCAATACTGGTCACGCGTGGGAGCAAGATCAAGGTACCAAAATCCAAGTCGACCTCTTGTTGTAGGTGTTAAGCTATATAGTAAACCAGCAACTGGGCAACAATCGAGACAGAGAAGTTGATTTATCGAAAGCTTGCCGGTTGGGGCTGTGCTGTCCGAAGCAAGGACAGATAAGGGACCGACTCCATAAAGATAGCAAGGATGACCGATTGTTAGATAAAGGCTTCGGTTATAGCGATGCGGAGTAGGCCCTCGATATTGCCTACCTTCGACGCAGTGCCCATCCCATCGGTGACCATAGTCAGGGTATTATTCATTGGACACATAGTCTCCTCTGACACAAGTCCGTGTTGTGATAATTAGCCGCCCTTGCCATCATGCTCCAGACTTGCAATCGGTGTCGAAATCGAAGAATCAAGGTCTGTCCCCTGATTCGATCGCGGGTCACCATACCTCACGGGCCCACAACGTTTAGAGTGGTTATTGAGTGTCAGTACAGTGTGACTCTCGCCTACCAGCATGCGCCAATTGCTCAAGAAGCGATCTGGAGTGCACGTTTCGAGATGATGCTCTTCAGCAAGACATCCCCAGAAGGTCCGCAGATCCTGCCTCAGCAGGCGAGCTACACTAAGAGCTAATTGGCCTTGTAGTTATGTCCAAAGTTTGAATGAGAAGATAGAGAATTTGCAATCTCAACTGGCTTTGAACCGCCCCGGGGGCTTACCTCAGTAGGTTGCCTCTCCAAGAACCAATCTCCTTCAATTTGGAGAAAACCAACTCTTCATTGCTTCAGATAGTTAACGACGAGTTCTGCAACAGAAACTCATCCGATAATAGCTCACGATCATTGCACATTTTGATACCCGCAAGGCCAGGGTCTGACATTCACCTTGACAACTCAGTTCCGTCTCGTTTCGCCCGTGTCGTCTTCGAAGCATTGCCGCTGACCGAAGCCTCGCCTaacatcgacgacatccttACCGAGACTGATATCTCCTTATCGCCAAACGTTTCCTACCATGACAGGTCTCAGCTTACACCCAGCATATTGAGGTACCTTCTTGGACGCTACGAACGCTGCATCACGCCTCAGTATGCTGTATTCGTGCCTCAGCTCCTGAGCCACGACGGAGCAAGTTTCAAGAAGTTGCCCGAGTCTTCCAAGTTCAAAACTCTCATGGCATGTGGCATCGCTGCCGCTCGAGAATCTTATCGAACTCCCGGCTGGAAGACTCTCGCGCAAATATGTCGGAATTGGGCAAATGAGTTGGTCACGCCGATAATCTCAGCCGGGGACAGTGATACTCTGACGGctgttctccttcttctcatctATGAGTTGGCCGAGCCGAGCAGGGGCGTCACCTGGGAACTACTCGACCTCGCTGCGCGCACATGCCTGCAGCTCGGATGGCACCAAGCTCCTCTGATCCCAATTGCGGGGCGAGCTGAACATGACGATGGCCAAGAAAATATCGAAGGAGTCCACATTTGCGGTCGCGATGAGATCCGTCTAATGTCAGTTCTACGGAAGATCGAAGGGTGAGCACAATGAGGTGTTCCGCAAGTGGTAGTAGTGCTGGCTAATAGTCTCAGGTCATTACAAACCATTTTTAGCAGACCCAGTATGCTGAGTGGTTCCAAACTGCCGACTACCTCTGAGAGCGAGACTCTGTACAATCTATACGCTCAAATTTCTGACCAGCTTTATGGCCGAGGTCGTGTGTACGAAGCTCAAGGATGTCCATTCGTTGGCGAGGTGGAAACACTGATGCATCTTCTCGACACCTTTCATACACAACACCCAGCCGCCAAAGAGACCTGGATTTCCTTCCTCCCGGTCTGCTTTGCTCATAAGCAGTGCCTGTTCTGTTTTCAGGAAGCTGATGAGGACAATGCCAGAGGCATGAAGAGTCTGAGGCGCAAAGTTGTGAGCCAGGCATCCCAACTGATTTCCACCGTTCACACCTGTGCCTCGTCGCCGCATGATTTCATCCCGCCAATCATAGCTAGCTCTAGAGCCTTCATCGCAGGATGCTCCATTGCGACGAGCATCTCGAAGAAATGGACACCCGCACAGTCGCACGCAAAAGATTTGATAAAATGCACAGAGATTCTTGCTCTCTTTGCACCGCACTGGAAAGGTGGCGACGACTATCTAAGCGTTTGGAGAACTATTATCAACGTCCTTAAGTTGGAGTAGCAATTGCAATTAGATAAGTTGGGGGAATATGACTATTTGAAACGTAGACCCTTGGGGCCTATTGCTCAGACTCGTCAAGTCACTTTCGCTGGTGGAAGTTAAGGAGTCAAAGGCCCCAATTTCTCTACCTATCCGCAACTACACAATCCCTAACTTGAGAAAAGTCTCGGTAGCATCGCCAATGCATTCCCGAAGTGGCCGAAACTCGATTCCTAGGAGCTGGCGGGCCCTGGAGTTATCATAGCCGTATACATCTTCAGGGAAGTCATCAATCGGATCCTTGGGTAGCTTTGGTGCAAGCTCCGGGTATGTGTCCCGGATAGCGTCGACAATTCTTTTGTTTGAATAATGCCCTCCAGTAATAAAAAAGCGTTTGCCTGCCGCCTCGGGAACCTCTATGGCCCTCACATGTGCTAGCCCAAGATCTCGGACGTCAGCAAACAAGAACGTACCGGTCGGGGGCAGCTCATTGTCTTTAATCTTTCCTTGGATGAAATCGCGAATCCTCTGGTTAGACGTGTTGAGGCGATCGAAGTTCTCAAGATGAT
The DNA window shown above is from Colletotrichum destructivum chromosome 2, complete sequence and carries:
- a CDS encoding Putative alpha/Beta hydrolase, which gives rise to MNIQIPWLSTLWVWASLALAILGEPIPAPTGEYNVGAQRFVVPFLDEEDVVWPNGISTEYLVTLYYPTSDEKPCPKPYLEPELVELYEDLWNYNISHLTSTLRWNASYLEEGTGPTLLFGPGGWGPPTDGSYIAISDLVSHGYVVAAFDHVYEQPFVRYPNGTGVYGLSPAFNNYTLAWVEELHAVRVRQQLQFIDYFPSLVSELDAPFKTTDFGTFGVSLGGSAALTLALESDAVSAAINVDGTNWGRLNSTSDSDLKKPSMILGFGGHNANSDRTWNNYRAWQTGWWRLFSVDGSVHADWEDRTYWKVFGTTATMGPINGNRMVNITRTFIRAFFDDVLLGVEQPLLDTPSDEFSEVHWDEIHDGKNDWEKNTW
- a CDS encoding uncharacterized protein (Putative transcription factor domain, fungi) translates to MLLVQVSRRIVSGLRSRNTEACSEKSLEARVAELEAQVLASRGGHQQYPPSLMASKIAQATISFGTPITGSYPLSKISPNLFMRPSCPPLAISAIARGPGSELGSDQRTETHGSPANRDGTIYPATPPYTSNLINLKNIPNWALERMVRNYADTHLPQYPCISEALLESIVKRAKDEATQDPGSPLTHGGPNVSKTLDDFESFVLFIVLAISALTMTSKDEQQARSASESFYKSALKHLQAIGECRQIQALQVSLLLSHYSSMCPERLDNWTCIANAVRIVLGLGLHQEFSEEIDAGQARLRSELFWVTYGMERSLCTNLRLPLSFPEEIITTKLRAPSSDEASAYFKVDDMIKKSSANHLYRYRALETEVHRVLYLQEDIPTLNGTTIGDWMLDISSRLETWYADAQTYTQYNMLEFKHVQFNHLRARIHRPTPRLRTRLPEDWGIVLESCERLIEDYVGQERRGRLFYPWHGVHILFETAMIALHASWSSREFQPFRSQAEHMVQTLLPQCLQVLSNIGRRWGEATRCADKLRPLVQRVSSAFVWANQLPVHEAVSIEDEIERLIFSDKDLSWNAVTLENSNLGFEDGSLLIDDMLVDNLGSLQWAPDWDLVFGEVL
- a CDS encoding Putative FAD-binding domain, FAD/NAD(P)-binding domain superfamily yields the protein MGSMPTGGWRQLDVGVIGGGIGGMSVAIALRRAGHKVSVYERNDFAGEVGASVSCAANGTRWLHEWGVDVAKGDPVVLKSLINRDWKTGEPVSVYSLDDYEKRWGHVYNMFHRQYMHAMLKDTAMQEEGEGTPAKLFVNHKCKNIDLSAGTIEFENGHSATHDLVIGADGIGSAVRGLIGVRPEKRPADSSCLHANILTEDAVKAGLVDYSQDAALEYWGGQEGKWDKIVLSPCNGGKLLSYYCFFPREKGDYVNQAWGVEDRPVEELLAPYPELDEQVRAHLAIGKDIQPWRLWMHDPYPYINKNMVCLLGDAGHPMMPHQSQGACMAIEDAAALGILFHPKYFGGDVAEALEVYNTVRLPRATRVQAAAAKAAYNINERIGFSNNTNTSTYKVADEKAKLTIEEMNAYDMYKDIEEAIAQRSGAPFNQKFIRGLPIGLELSPGVIVGQ